The Actinomyces sp. oral taxon 414 genome has a segment encoding these proteins:
- the rlmB gene encoding 23S rRNA (guanosine(2251)-2'-O)-methyltransferase RlmB, with protein sequence MPGNERYPGAKRRPGTKKGPTKGSGGNRRQGLEGRGPTPKAEDRVGHPRARAKALAEARAARPTRAKQLEKIRRRFEVPEDHEIICGRNAVAEAARAGVPMSRVFMASSSATDDRLAAVVRRAALLGAPVLETTKLDLEALTGGAVHQGVAVEIPAYEYVTARDLLERARAAGRTPLLVALDQITDPHNLGAVLRSAGAFGADGVVIGERRSVGVNATVWKVSAGAAARVPVARETNLVRALTALKKEGCFVVGLDGRSEGVVDDLALADGPLVLVAGAEGAGLSRLVRQTCDTVVAIPISRTVESLNAAVAMGIGLYEVDRLRRRARSGRD encoded by the coding sequence ATGCCCGGAAACGAGCGCTACCCCGGCGCCAAGCGCCGACCCGGAACCAAGAAGGGCCCGACCAAGGGCTCGGGCGGCAACCGCCGCCAGGGACTGGAGGGCAGGGGCCCCACGCCCAAGGCCGAGGACCGCGTCGGCCACCCCCGGGCGCGCGCCAAGGCCCTGGCCGAAGCCCGCGCCGCCCGCCCCACCCGCGCCAAACAGCTGGAGAAGATCCGCCGCCGCTTCGAGGTCCCCGAGGACCACGAGATCATCTGCGGGCGCAACGCCGTCGCCGAGGCCGCCCGCGCCGGGGTGCCCATGAGCCGCGTCTTCATGGCCTCCTCCTCCGCGACCGACGACCGCCTCGCCGCCGTCGTGCGCCGCGCCGCGCTACTGGGCGCCCCCGTGCTGGAAACCACCAAGCTCGACCTGGAGGCCCTGACCGGGGGCGCCGTCCACCAGGGCGTGGCCGTCGAGATCCCCGCCTACGAGTACGTCACCGCCCGCGACCTGCTCGAACGCGCCCGCGCCGCCGGGCGCACGCCGCTGCTCGTCGCCCTCGACCAGATCACTGACCCCCACAACCTCGGGGCCGTCCTGCGCAGCGCCGGGGCCTTCGGTGCCGACGGCGTCGTCATCGGCGAGCGGCGCTCCGTCGGGGTCAACGCCACCGTGTGGAAGGTCTCGGCCGGGGCCGCCGCCCGGGTGCCCGTCGCCCGCGAGACGAACCTCGTGCGCGCCCTGACGGCGCTGAAGAAGGAGGGCTGCTTCGTCGTCGGGCTCGACGGGCGCAGCGAGGGGGTCGTGGACGACCTCGCGCTCGCGGACGGCCCGCTGGTCCTGGTCGCCGGGGCGGAGGGCGCCGGGCTCTCGCGCCTGGTGCGCCAGACCTGCGACACGGTCGTGGCGATCCCCATCTCTCGGACCGTGGAGTCCCTCAACGCCGCGGTGGCCATGGGGATCGGCCTGTACGAGGTCGACCGGCTGCGGCGTCGGGCGCGCTCGGGGCGGGACTGA
- the cysS gene encoding cysteine--tRNA ligase, whose product MSTQTTAAPALRLYDSAARAVVPLAPTVTPGTVAIYLCGATVQGSPHIGHMRSAIVFDVLRRWLERCGQRVRLIRNVTDIDDKILAKSAAADPPEPWWAWAQRHEREFDAAYRALGVTAPTYEPRATGHIPEMLDLVGRLLDAGHAYRGESGNVYFDVASLADYGSLTHQRLEDLATTEDETQIDQAVEADKRDPRDFALWKAAKPAEPADAAWDAPWGRGRPGWHLECSAMSRRYLGETFDIHGGGIDLRFPHHENEQAQSHGAGWGFARHWVHNAWVTVKGEKMSKSLGNSLTVAELLRVYDPAVLRLALGTVHYRSTVEFSEETLADAAALWERLSGAVVRAREAVDGAGGADGADGAGPDGAGPGAAGAVDAPAEAVRARALPAEYVAAMNDDLGLAGAMAVVHATLKRLNTELAAPTPDAGAVAGAALDLRAQLDVLGLDPLARPWRARVLGVGPDGSAAAATAALDRLVSDLLDERAAARAARDWARADALRERLAAAGVVVEDGASGARWHLA is encoded by the coding sequence ACCACCGCCGCGCCCGCCCTGCGCCTGTACGACTCCGCCGCCCGCGCCGTCGTCCCCCTGGCGCCCACCGTCACCCCCGGGACGGTTGCGATCTACCTGTGTGGCGCCACCGTCCAGGGCTCGCCCCATATCGGCCACATGCGCTCGGCCATCGTCTTCGACGTCCTGCGCCGCTGGCTCGAGAGGTGCGGCCAGCGGGTCCGCCTCATCCGCAACGTCACCGACATCGACGACAAGATCCTCGCCAAGTCCGCCGCCGCCGACCCCCCCGAGCCCTGGTGGGCCTGGGCCCAGCGCCACGAGCGCGAATTCGACGCCGCCTACCGGGCCCTGGGCGTGACCGCCCCCACCTACGAGCCGCGGGCCACCGGGCACATCCCCGAGATGCTCGACCTCGTCGGGCGACTGCTCGACGCCGGCCACGCCTACCGCGGCGAGTCCGGCAACGTCTACTTCGACGTGGCCTCCCTGGCGGATTACGGGTCGCTGACCCACCAGCGGCTGGAGGACCTGGCCACCACCGAGGACGAGACCCAGATCGACCAGGCCGTCGAGGCCGACAAGCGCGACCCGCGCGACTTCGCCCTGTGGAAGGCCGCCAAGCCCGCCGAACCGGCCGACGCCGCCTGGGACGCCCCCTGGGGGCGCGGGCGGCCCGGCTGGCACCTGGAGTGCTCGGCCATGTCCCGGCGCTACCTGGGCGAGACCTTCGACATCCACGGCGGAGGCATCGACCTGCGCTTCCCCCACCACGAGAACGAGCAGGCCCAGTCCCACGGCGCCGGCTGGGGCTTCGCCCGCCACTGGGTCCACAACGCCTGGGTCACCGTCAAAGGCGAGAAGATGAGCAAGTCCCTGGGCAACTCGCTGACCGTCGCCGAGCTGCTGAGGGTCTACGACCCCGCCGTCCTGCGCCTGGCGCTGGGCACCGTCCACTACCGCTCCACCGTGGAATTCTCCGAGGAGACCCTGGCCGACGCCGCCGCCCTGTGGGAGCGTCTGAGCGGTGCGGTCGTCCGCGCCCGGGAGGCGGTCGACGGCGCTGGTGGGGCTGACGGGGCTGACGGGGCCGGCCCCGACGGCGCTGGGCCCGGCGCCGCCGGGGCGGTGGACGCCCCCGCCGAGGCGGTCCGCGCCCGCGCCCTGCCGGCCGAATACGTCGCCGCCATGAACGACGACCTGGGCCTGGCCGGCGCCATGGCGGTGGTCCACGCCACCCTCAAACGGCTCAACACCGAGCTCGCCGCCCCGACCCCCGACGCCGGCGCCGTCGCCGGGGCCGCCCTGGACCTGCGCGCCCAGCTCGACGTCCTGGGCCTGGACCCCCTCGCCCGGCCCTGGCGCGCCCGGGTCCTGGGCGTCGGACCGGACGGGAGTGCCGCCGCCGCCACCGCCGCCCTGGACCGCCTCGTGAGCGACCTGCTCGACGAGCGCGCCGCCGCCCGCGCCGCCAGGGACTGGGCGCGCGCCGACGCCCTGCGCGAGCGGCTCGCGGCGGCCGGAGTCGTCGTCGAGGACGGCGCCTCAGGGGCGCGCTGGCACCTGGCCTGA